A part of Sinorhizobium chiapasense genomic DNA contains:
- a CDS encoding translocation/assembly module TamB domain-containing protein, translating into MNQVIRFLRSGLRFFLAGLGTLVVLLLLIIAFVGFTTPGARLVAWAIEKYAATPDQIVRISDPSALLTGDFRAGSVTLFDGKGIYAEIRDLSVNWSPAELLSMRFDASHISAGSIRVERTPIPSTETREVRRSFALPLEVKIDAFDLKEIMIGKAIAGEDQFLTARGRANATNSSIALAFDAAVRDRPEAHAVADIVFNPGGNQLKLEANISEPKGGLLAKLLGLPGEPAVGIALTGEGPLSDWAGSGIASLDGNEILRLDGRHVQAGDGMHRLAVSGGGAFVSLAPAIFKPLFEGTTSIDVTAVFDGSSKVEIETGKLSTGALTLDASGTVNSEGENNLQASLAGTSGAIDFRWPLREGEFSALINTANLSLIGDGQSAILDVAADLPSVSLPQMSLGAVRLSAQSDAFNLQTQSGPLKTTVEVGESRFASADLDRAIRAPLKLDGTIDVRPENIRFDPLTIESASVGGSVTGNLNRVNTTVEAAFKLFAMPGVLPPGIAAKFDNTIAATGSVATGEDGSVRLSGLEVKSGTLDASGTVTLADSALTADIEGNLPDLGRLIADARGAAAFRASISGPLNELGIKAELTSSGATLAGRMLEELRINADATATPNNPQAKLTATGNLGGQAINARADVVSENGRTSIPTLEATIGDNRLTGALNLTPDFKPDGTVDFNLPDLGLLAAMAGQTASGDLAGSATVRTVNGVTSVSVKASGGSISRDALTIAKPTADITIADIARLAIRGNIGAESLGQGENRLSGLALAFEQQAGRTGFSIDAAYDGAPVAATGDLVSDAGRTEIRLASFSATPKRVPLQLAAPTTIAIENGIVRLSDLTILASDGTIVVAGTAGEELDISAQINALPATLINTFAPTLGAEGTIGGTVDVSGAAAAPVVGYELGWNGASIASVRSAGIVAQDVMAKGTITVAAGDVRFDPTTIESGGFHGNVTGRLDRANATAEVAFKLFAEPHLLPPNLAAKFDRTIAVSGKVETGEGGSVRLSALELTSGTIDARGTAALADGALTAAIEGTLPTLGKLLADAEGTAAFSADISGPLNELGIKAELTSSGATLAGRTLTDLMINADVTAKPGSPQAKLTATGALGGQAINIRADVVSENGRTSIPTLEATIGDNRLTGALNLTPDFKPDGTVDFNLPDLGLLAAMAGQTASGDLAGSATVRTVNGVTSVSVKASGGGIKRDALTIARPVADISIADVAALAIRGSVRADSISQGANRVSGLNLTFDQQGGRTGFSIDGNYDGGPVAATGDLVSDAGRTEIRLASFSATPKRVPLQLAAPTTIAIENGIVRLSDLTILASDGTIVVAGTAGEELDISAQINALPATLINTFAPTLGAEGTIGGTVDVSGAAAAPVVGYELGWNGASIASVRSAGIVAQDVMAKGTITVAAGDVRFDPTTIESGGFHGNVTGRLDRANATAEVAFKLFAEPHLLPPNLAAKFDRTIAVSGKVETGEGGSVRLSALELTSGTIDARGTAALADGALTAAIEGTLPTLGKLLADAEGTAAFSADISGPLNELGIKAELTSSGATLAGRTLTDLMINADVTAKPGSPQAKLTATGALGGQAINIRADVVSENGRTSIPTLEATIGDNRLTGALNLTPDFKPDGTVDFNLPDLGLLAAMAGQTASGDLAGSATVRTVNGVTSVSVKASGGGIKRDALTIARPVADISIADVAALAIRGSVRADSISQGANRVSGLNLTFDQQGGRTGFSIDGNYDGGPVAATGDLVSDAGRTEIRLASFSATPRRIPLRLANPTVVAIGNGVVRLNDIVIQASRGTITVTGKAGERLDISARLNALPAALINTFAPTLGAEGTIAGTVDIDGTPAAPVVAYDLRWSGASVAPVRSAGIGAVDISANGRLVNNRVTLDTVLSGASGLSIRGGGTVELGGAMPLSMRFSGNVPFALLANLMAQNGFTLTGSATVDLSISGSARAPQISGTIRTAGGRLVDVRRNLALNDLTANVTLDGRQATISRLSANLASGGSIEASGTVGIAANSGFPADLRIRLNNATYVDGTLFTANLAGDLTLKGPLVATPVLGGRLTIRRAAITVPEKLPTSLTAIDITHRNAPARVQQMTRTLRRDTSAGANARGVIAFDLVVSAPGQFFMRGRGIDAELGGELTIRGTAVQPIVSGGFDMRRGRLEILGKRLTFTRGRIGFGGDLIPTLDLDATSSAGSTTITVNVSGLANNPQVTFSSSPALPQDEILARLIFNRSLNNLSAFQIAQLASAVSQLAGGGSTSLLDGLRNKLGVDDLDVTTDESGGTQVRAGKYLNDRTYLELQQGSGASAGKAVINLDVGRGVKLRGEAGGDGSAAGGVFFEREY; encoded by the coding sequence ATGAATCAGGTCATTCGCTTCCTTCGATCCGGGCTGCGCTTTTTCCTTGCCGGCCTCGGCACTCTTGTGGTCCTGCTCCTCCTCATCATCGCCTTTGTCGGCTTCACGACACCCGGCGCGCGGCTCGTCGCCTGGGCAATCGAGAAATATGCCGCAACGCCCGACCAGATCGTCCGGATCTCGGATCCAAGCGCCCTGTTGACCGGCGATTTCAGGGCCGGCTCGGTCACGCTTTTCGATGGTAAGGGGATCTATGCGGAAATCCGGGACCTGTCGGTCAACTGGTCGCCGGCCGAGCTCCTGTCCATGCGGTTCGATGCAAGCCATATTTCGGCGGGTTCGATCCGCGTCGAACGCACCCCCATTCCCTCGACCGAGACGAGGGAGGTACGCAGGAGTTTCGCACTGCCGCTCGAGGTCAAGATCGACGCCTTCGATCTCAAGGAGATCATGATCGGCAAGGCAATCGCCGGTGAGGATCAGTTCCTGACCGCGCGCGGCAGGGCCAACGCCACGAATTCGAGCATCGCCCTGGCCTTCGATGCCGCCGTACGCGATCGCCCGGAGGCGCACGCCGTCGCGGATATCGTCTTCAATCCGGGCGGCAACCAATTGAAACTGGAAGCGAATATCTCCGAACCGAAGGGAGGACTGCTCGCCAAGCTGCTCGGCTTGCCGGGCGAGCCGGCTGTCGGCATCGCCTTGACCGGAGAAGGGCCGCTTTCCGACTGGGCGGGATCGGGCATCGCCTCGCTTGACGGCAACGAGATTCTCCGGCTCGACGGACGCCATGTGCAGGCCGGGGACGGCATGCACCGGCTGGCCGTCTCCGGTGGCGGAGCCTTCGTTTCACTCGCGCCGGCGATCTTCAAGCCGCTGTTCGAAGGCACGACGAGCATTGACGTGACGGCTGTCTTCGACGGATCGAGCAAGGTCGAGATCGAGACCGGCAAGCTTTCGACCGGTGCACTGACGCTCGACGCCTCCGGGACGGTCAACAGCGAGGGCGAGAACAACCTTCAGGCAAGCCTTGCAGGCACCAGCGGCGCCATCGACTTCCGCTGGCCGCTGAGGGAAGGCGAGTTCAGCGCGCTGATCAACACCGCCAATCTGTCGCTGATCGGCGACGGACAATCGGCGATCCTCGACGTCGCCGCCGATCTCCCTTCCGTCTCGCTGCCGCAGATGAGCCTTGGCGCCGTTCGGCTTTCGGCGCAAAGCGACGCTTTCAATCTGCAAACGCAATCCGGACCGCTGAAGACGACCGTCGAGGTCGGCGAGAGCCGTTTTGCAAGCGCGGATCTCGACCGGGCGATCAGGGCGCCGCTGAAGCTCGACGGAACGATCGATGTCCGCCCGGAGAACATCCGCTTCGATCCGCTGACGATCGAAAGCGCGAGTGTCGGCGGCAGCGTCACCGGCAACCTGAACCGCGTCAATACGACGGTCGAGGCAGCCTTCAAGCTGTTCGCGATGCCTGGCGTTCTGCCACCCGGCATCGCTGCAAAGTTCGACAACACGATTGCGGCAACTGGAAGCGTCGCGACCGGTGAGGACGGCAGCGTCCGGCTGAGCGGGCTGGAAGTCAAATCCGGAACCCTGGACGCTTCGGGTACCGTGACGCTCGCCGACAGCGCGTTGACCGCAGATATCGAGGGCAATTTGCCCGATCTCGGCAGGCTCATCGCCGACGCCCGGGGTGCGGCGGCGTTCCGTGCTTCGATCTCCGGTCCGCTCAACGAACTCGGCATCAAAGCGGAGCTGACCTCCAGCGGCGCAACGCTGGCCGGCCGCATGCTGGAAGAACTCAGAATCAACGCCGATGCGACGGCGACGCCGAACAACCCTCAAGCCAAACTGACCGCAACCGGAAACCTCGGCGGCCAGGCGATCAACGCAAGGGCCGATGTGGTCTCCGAGAACGGCCGCACCTCGATCCCGACCCTGGAGGCGACGATCGGCGACAACCGGCTGACCGGCGCACTCAATCTGACGCCGGACTTCAAGCCGGACGGCACGGTCGACTTCAACCTGCCCGACCTCGGCCTGCTGGCCGCGATGGCCGGCCAGACCGCATCCGGCGATCTCGCCGGTTCGGCAACGGTACGCACCGTCAATGGCGTCACTTCCGTGTCGGTCAAGGCAAGCGGCGGCAGCATCAGCCGCGATGCGCTGACGATTGCCAAACCCACCGCCGATATCACCATCGCCGATATCGCCAGGCTGGCGATCCGGGGCAACATCGGTGCGGAAAGCCTCGGGCAGGGAGAGAACCGCCTCTCGGGCCTCGCTCTCGCCTTCGAGCAGCAGGCGGGACGGACCGGCTTCTCGATCGATGCCGCCTATGATGGCGCGCCGGTCGCAGCCACGGGCGATCTCGTCAGCGATGCCGGTCGCACGGAAATCCGGCTGGCATCCTTCTCGGCAACCCCGAAGCGGGTTCCGCTGCAGCTTGCCGCGCCGACGACGATCGCCATCGAGAACGGCATCGTTCGCCTCAGCGACCTCACCATCCTTGCGTCGGACGGCACGATTGTCGTCGCCGGCACCGCCGGCGAAGAGCTCGACATTTCGGCGCAAATCAACGCGCTCCCCGCGACCCTGATCAACACCTTCGCCCCGACGCTCGGCGCCGAGGGCACGATCGGCGGCACCGTCGATGTCAGCGGGGCGGCAGCAGCACCGGTGGTCGGGTACGAGCTCGGCTGGAACGGCGCATCCATCGCATCGGTTCGCTCCGCCGGCATCGTCGCGCAGGACGTCATGGCGAAAGGCACGATCACGGTCGCCGCAGGCGATGTCCGCTTCGATCCGACGACGATCGAGAGCGGCGGCTTCCATGGCAACGTCACCGGCCGCCTGGACCGTGCCAATGCAACCGCCGAGGTGGCCTTCAAGCTCTTTGCCGAACCGCATCTGCTGCCCCCCAATCTTGCCGCAAAATTCGACCGGACGATCGCGGTATCCGGCAAGGTCGAAACCGGCGAAGGCGGCAGCGTCAGACTGAGCGCGCTCGAACTCACGTCCGGCACCATCGACGCCCGCGGCACCGCCGCGCTTGCGGATGGCGCCCTGACGGCGGCCATCGAAGGCACGCTGCCCACCCTCGGCAAGCTGCTTGCGGACGCAGAGGGCACAGCCGCATTCAGCGCCGACATCTCCGGTCCGCTCAACGAACTCGGCATCAAAGCGGAGCTGACCTCCAGCGGCGCAACGCTGGCCGGCCGCACGTTGACGGACTTGATGATCAATGCCGACGTGACGGCCAAGCCCGGCAGCCCGCAGGCAAAGCTGACTGCAACCGGCGCGCTCGGCGGCCAGGCGATCAATATCCGGGCGGATGTGGTGTCCGAGAACGGTCGCACCTCGATCCCGACCCTGGAGGCGACGATCGGCGACAACCGGCTGACTGGCGCACTCAATCTGACGCCCGACTTCAAGCCGGACGGCACGGTCGACTTCAACCTGCCCGACCTCGGCCTTCTGGCCGCGATGGCCGGCCAGACCGCGTCCGGCGATCTCGCGGGTTCCGCGACGGTACGCACCGTCAATGGCGTCACTTCCGTGTCAGTCAAGGCAAGCGGCGGCGGTATCAAGCGCGACGCCTTGACGATCGCAAGACCTGTCGCCGACATCAGCATTGCCGATGTCGCCGCGCTCGCGATCAGGGGCAGCGTCCGGGCAGACAGCATCTCGCAGGGGGCAAACCGTGTCTCAGGCCTCAACCTGACTTTCGACCAGCAGGGTGGCAGGACGGGTTTTTCCATCGACGGAAACTATGATGGCGGGCCGGTCGCAGCCACGGGCGATCTCGTCAGCGATGCCGGTCGCACGGAAATCCGGCTGGCATCCTTCTCGGCAACCCCGAAGCGGGTTCCGCTGCAGCTTGCCGCGCCGACGACGATCGCCATCGAGAACGGCATCGTTCGCCTCAGCGACCTCACCATCCTTGCGTCGGACGGCACGATTGTCGTCGCCGGCACCGCCGGCGAAGAGCTCGACATTTCGGCGCAAATCAACGCGCTCCCCGCGACCCTGATCAACACCTTCGCCCCGACGCTCGGCGCCGAGGGCACGATCGGCGGCACCGTCGATGTCAGCGGGGCGGCAGCAGCACCGGTGGTCGGGTACGAGCTCGGCTGGAACGGCGCATCCATCGCATCGGTTCGCTCCGCCGGCATCGTCGCGCAGGACGTCATGGCGAAAGGCACGATCACGGTCGCCGCAGGCGATGTCCGCTTCGATCCGACGACGATCGAGAGCGGCGGCTTCCATGGCAACGTCACCGGCCGCCTGGACCGTGCCAATGCAACCGCCGAGGTGGCCTTCAAGCTCTTTGCCGAACCGCATCTGCTGCCCCCCAATCTTGCCGCAAAATTCGACCGGACGATCGCGGTATCCGGCAAGGTCGAAACCGGCGAAGGCGGCAGCGTCAGACTGAGCGCGCTCGAACTCACGTCCGGCACCATCGACGCCCGCGGCACCGCCGCGCTTGCGGATGGCGCCCTGACGGCGGCCATCGAAGGCACGCTGCCCACCCTCGGCAAGCTGCTTGCGGACGCAGAGGGCACAGCCGCATTCAGCGCCGACATCTCCGGTCCGCTCAACGAACTCGGCATCAAAGCGGAGCTGACCTCCAGCGGCGCAACGCTGGCCGGCCGCACGTTGACGGACTTGATGATCAATGCCGACGTGACGGCCAAGCCCGGCAGCCCGCAGGCAAAGCTGACTGCAACCGGCGCGCTCGGCGGCCAGGCGATCAATATCCGGGCGGATGTGGTGTCCGAGAACGGTCGCACCTCGATCCCGACCCTGGAGGCGACGATCGGCGACAACCGGCTGACTGGCGCACTCAATCTGACGCCCGACTTCAAGCCGGACGGCACGGTCGACTTCAACCTGCCCGACCTCGGCCTTCTGGCCGCGATGGCCGGCCAGACCGCGTCCGGCGATCTCGCGGGTTCCGCGACGGTACGCACCGTCAATGGCGTCACTTCCGTGTCAGTCAAGGCAAGCGGCGGCGGTATCAAGCGCGACGCCTTGACGATCGCAAGACCTGTCGCCGACATCAGCATTGCCGATGTCGCCGCGCTCGCGATCAGGGGCAGCGTCCGGGCAGACAGCATCTCGCAGGGGGCAAACCGTGTCTCAGGCCTCAACCTGACTTTCGACCAGCAGGGTGGCAGGACGGGTTTTTCCATCGACGGAAACTATGATGGCGGGCCGGTCGCAGCCACGGGCGATCTCGTCAGCGATGCCGGTCGCACGGAAATCCGCCTCGCCTCCTTCTCGGCAACGCCGAGACGCATTCCGTTGAGGCTTGCCAATCCCACCGTCGTTGCGATCGGCAACGGCGTCGTGCGTCTCAACGACATCGTCATTCAGGCGTCGAGGGGTACCATCACGGTCACCGGCAAAGCGGGGGAAAGGCTCGACATCTCGGCGCGACTGAACGCCTTGCCTGCGGCACTGATCAACACCTTCGCGCCCACTCTTGGTGCGGAAGGCACGATCGCCGGAACAGTCGACATCGACGGCACACCGGCCGCACCGGTGGTCGCATACGATCTCAGGTGGAGCGGTGCGTCCGTCGCGCCAGTCCGTTCCGCCGGAATCGGCGCCGTCGACATTTCCGCGAACGGCAGGCTTGTCAACAACCGCGTCACGCTCGACACCGTGTTGTCCGGTGCTTCCGGGCTTTCCATCAGGGGTGGCGGCACCGTGGAGCTCGGTGGTGCGATGCCGCTTTCGATGAGATTTTCGGGCAACGTGCCCTTCGCGCTGCTTGCCAATCTTATGGCGCAAAACGGCTTCACGCTCACCGGGTCCGCAACGGTCGATCTTTCCATTTCCGGCTCCGCGAGGGCGCCGCAGATCAGCGGCACGATCAGGACTGCCGGCGGTCGGCTGGTCGACGTTCGGCGCAATCTCGCTCTCAACGACCTGACGGCAAACGTCACGCTCGACGGCAGGCAGGCGACGATTTCGAGACTTTCCGCCAATCTCGCCAGCGGCGGCTCGATCGAGGCAAGCGGCACCGTCGGGATCGCTGCCAATTCCGGTTTTCCTGCGGATTTGCGCATCCGCCTCAACAACGCAACCTATGTCGACGGCACGCTCTTCACCGCGAATCTCGCCGGTGACTTGACGCTCAAAGGTCCACTCGTCGCGACGCCGGTGCTCGGCGGCAGGCTGACGATCCGCCGCGCGGCGATCACCGTTCCGGAAAAACTGCCAACGTCGCTCACTGCGATCGACATCACGCACAGGAACGCCCCGGCCAGAGTGCAGCAGATGACAAGGACTTTGCGCAGAGACACCTCGGCAGGGGCCAACGCCAGAGGCGTCATCGCCTTCGATCTTGTCGTCAGTGCTCCCGGACAGTTTTTCATGCGCGGGCGCGGTATCGACGCGGAGCTCGGCGGCGAGCTGACGATCCGTGGCACGGCCGTGCAGCCAATCGTTTCCGGCGGCTTCGACATGCGGCGCGGACGGCTCGAAATTCTCGGCAAGCGCCTCACCTTTACCCGAGGGCGGATCGGTTTCGGCGGCGACCTGATCCCGACGCTCGATCTCGACGCAACTTCGAGTGCCGGTTCGACGACCATCACCGTCAATGTCTCCGGGCTCGCCAACAATCCGCAGGTGACGTTCTCGTCCTCGCCGGCGCTGCCGCAGGACGAAATACTGGCACGCCTCATCTTCAACCGGTCGCTCAACAACCTGTCGGCATTCCAGATCGCCCAGCTCGCGTCGGCCGTCAGCCAGCTCGCCGGCGGTGGCTCGACCTCCCTGCTCGACGGCCTGCGCAACAAGCTTGGCGTCGACGATCTCGATGTGACGACCGACGAGAGTGGCGGCACCCAGGTGCGCGCCGGCAAATACCTGAACGACCGGACCTATCTCGAATTGCAACAGGGCTCGGGGGCCAGCGCCGGCAAGGCCGTGATCAACCTCGATGTCGGCAGGGGCGTCAAGCTGCGAGGTGAAGCGGGTGGAGACGGATCGGCAGCCGGCGGTGTCTTCTTCGAGAGGGAATACTAG
- a CDS encoding APH(3')-II family aminoglycoside O-phosphotransferase, with protein MQIQEIDLPPCFRDRLSGYASQKDTLGQSTSTVFLLSADDRPSLVLKHEKSGPFAENEAARLKWLRAQSVPCPRVLGQEQHAGQTWLLMEAVEGIDLASSPLTPAQRIAILADALRSLHRLDPATCPFDHQLRRRIAAAEARMDAGLVDESDFDDERQGRTARELVCELQARIPKGEQLVVTHGDACLPNIVARADRFAGFIDCGRLGVADLHQDIALACRSIGYNLGEDWVQPFLDRYGLPDPDPEKLAYYRLLDEFF; from the coding sequence ATGCAAATCCAAGAGATCGACCTGCCGCCCTGCTTCCGCGACCGGCTTTCGGGCTACGCGTCACAAAAGGACACGCTTGGCCAGTCGACGTCCACTGTGTTCCTGCTCAGCGCCGACGACCGGCCCTCGCTTGTCCTCAAACATGAAAAGTCAGGACCGTTCGCGGAAAACGAGGCGGCGCGTCTCAAGTGGCTGAGGGCGCAGAGCGTGCCCTGTCCGCGAGTTCTCGGGCAAGAGCAGCATGCAGGACAGACCTGGCTGTTGATGGAGGCGGTCGAGGGGATCGACCTTGCCTCGTCTCCGCTCACGCCTGCCCAACGCATCGCCATTCTTGCCGATGCCCTCCGCAGCCTGCACCGCCTCGACCCGGCCACTTGCCCGTTCGATCACCAACTGAGGAGGCGCATCGCCGCCGCGGAGGCGCGCATGGACGCCGGCCTTGTCGATGAGAGTGATTTCGACGACGAACGGCAGGGAAGGACGGCGAGAGAGCTCGTCTGCGAGCTTCAAGCGCGGATCCCGAAGGGCGAGCAGTTGGTGGTGACCCATGGCGACGCCTGCTTGCCCAACATCGTCGCGCGAGCGGACCGATTCGCTGGCTTCATCGATTGCGGCCGCCTCGGCGTTGCGGATCTTCATCAGGACATCGCACTCGCCTGCCGAAGCATCGGCTACAATCTGGGAGAGGACTGGGTTCAGCCCTTTCTCGACCGATATGGGTTGCCGGATCCCGATCCGGAAAAGCTTGCCTACTACCGCCTTCTGGACGAGTTTTTCTGA
- a CDS encoding VOC family protein, giving the protein MAMYNGGPARQICIKLFVRHGDEERAIAFYRDVFGAELLQRHEWSGILTSADLCIGDSVFRVAGANPRRDAEPGLGGPRSPHALGTTAAILELHVDDVDRVLGRAIGSGASLRNAAETLPTGDRVGALIDPFGHIWALFTANDESEVLDAFGVDRNAA; this is encoded by the coding sequence ATGGCCATGTACAATGGCGGCCCTGCACGGCAGATTTGCATAAAGCTGTTCGTCAGGCATGGGGACGAGGAGCGAGCGATCGCGTTCTATCGTGACGTCTTCGGCGCCGAGCTTCTGCAGCGCCATGAGTGGAGCGGCATCCTGACGAGCGCCGACCTTTGCATCGGCGATTCCGTCTTCCGCGTCGCAGGCGCAAATCCGCGCCGGGATGCCGAGCCGGGGCTTGGCGGACCGCGGTCGCCGCACGCGCTCGGCACGACCGCGGCCATCCTCGAACTCCACGTCGACGATGTGGACCGGGTGCTCGGACGGGCAATCGGTTCTGGCGCGAGCCTGCGCAATGCCGCCGAGACGCTGCCGACGGGAGATCGGGTCGGCGCCCTCATCGATCCGTTCGGGCACATATGGGCGCTGTTCACCGCCAATGACGAAAGCGAGGTATTGGACGCGTTCGGCGTCGACCGAAACGCCGCCTGA
- the tnpA gene encoding IS66-like element accessory protein TnpA, whose amino-acid sequence MGHAVLLTGPERRRRWSLEDRAQILAEAFAPGAVVSEVARRFEVSTGLIYTWRRQALVQEAEPAFVPAKLVDSASSDAVELAMAVDFPNGVKVRIGSAAPCDLAAAIMRALK is encoded by the coding sequence ATGGGACATGCAGTTTTGCTGACCGGACCAGAGCGGCGGCGGCGGTGGTCGTTGGAAGATCGCGCGCAGATACTGGCAGAGGCTTTCGCCCCAGGCGCGGTTGTTTCCGAAGTTGCACGCCGCTTCGAGGTTTCGACCGGCCTGATTTACACATGGCGGCGGCAGGCTTTGGTCCAAGAGGCCGAGCCCGCCTTTGTGCCGGCAAAGCTCGTTGACTCTGCCAGCAGTGACGCAGTCGAATTGGCCATGGCGGTGGACTTCCCGAACGGCGTCAAGGTGAGAATTGGCTCAGCAGCGCCATGCGACCTGGCAGCCGCGATCATGCGGGCGCTCAAATGA
- the tnpB gene encoding IS66 family insertion sequence element accessory protein TnpB (TnpB, as the term is used for proteins encoded by IS66 family insertion elements, is considered an accessory protein, since TnpC, encoded by a neighboring gene, is a DDE family transposase.) translates to MIPISSGVRVWIASGHCDMRKGMQGLALLVQEGLGRDPFKGDVFVFRGRSGRLIKALWHDGIGLSLYAKRLERGRFIWPATESGAIALTAGQMSYLLEGIDWRNPQQTWRPTSAG, encoded by the coding sequence ATGATCCCGATCAGTTCCGGGGTGCGGGTGTGGATCGCGAGCGGTCACTGCGACATGCGCAAGGGCATGCAGGGTCTGGCTCTGCTGGTGCAGGAGGGCCTCGGTCGCGATCCGTTTAAGGGCGACGTCTTCGTCTTTCGCGGTCGTAGCGGCCGACTGATAAAAGCCCTTTGGCATGATGGGATCGGCCTATCGTTGTATGCGAAACGGCTCGAGCGCGGCCGCTTCATCTGGCCGGCGACGGAGAGTGGCGCAATCGCGCTGACCGCCGGTCAGATGTCCTATCTGCTGGAGGGGATTGATTGGCGAAATCCGCAGCAGACATGGCGGCCGACGAGTGCCGGGTGA
- the tnpC gene encoding IS66 family transposase, which yields MENSPDLLPDDVAALRAELIAVRAKGAQIEAELAVAKAKASEDLAVIARQKLRIEKLERQLYGPKAERRARLIDQMEFQLAELEMAVTEDELAAEMAVAATVNVAGFTRSRPAKKSFPDHLPRERVVVPGPVSCQCCGGDRLRKLGEDITETLEVIPRQWKVIQTVREKFTCRDCEKISQAPAPFHAIPRGWAGPNLLAMILFDKFGQHLPLNRQVERFEREGVSLSLSTVADSIGACCAVLDPIIKRIEAHTFGADRLHGDDTTVPVLAAGKTDIARSWVYVRDDRPFGGTAAPSAMFYYSRDRAGEHPQAHLAGYSGILQADAYTGYTKLYLPDRRPGPITEAACWVHARRPFFAMADVEANARRKAQGKKAAVISPIALEMVERIDALFDIEREINGQSVELRKAARQDRSLPLVLELEAWMKAQRAKLSRNDDLAKAFDYLLKRWPAFTLFLDDGRVCLSNNAAERALRGIALGRKSWLFAGSDRGGQRAAAMYSLIVSAKMNDVDPQAWLADVLHRIAGYPAHRLDELLPWNWKSASPVAHKLAA from the coding sequence ATGGAAAACAGCCCTGATTTGCTTCCCGACGATGTTGCCGCCCTGCGGGCAGAGCTCATCGCGGTACGCGCCAAGGGCGCACAGATCGAGGCTGAACTTGCCGTTGCCAAGGCCAAGGCGTCGGAGGATCTTGCCGTCATTGCCCGGCAGAAGCTGCGCATCGAAAAGCTCGAGCGGCAGCTCTATGGCCCGAAGGCAGAGCGTCGCGCCCGGCTGATCGATCAGATGGAGTTCCAACTGGCAGAGTTGGAGATGGCGGTGACCGAGGACGAACTCGCGGCCGAAATGGCGGTCGCGGCCACCGTCAATGTCGCCGGCTTTACCCGCAGCCGGCCGGCGAAGAAGTCTTTCCCCGATCATCTTCCGCGCGAACGCGTCGTCGTGCCCGGTCCCGTGAGCTGCCAATGCTGTGGCGGCGACCGACTGCGCAAGCTGGGTGAGGACATCACCGAGACCCTCGAGGTCATTCCGCGCCAATGGAAAGTGATCCAGACGGTGCGCGAGAAGTTCACCTGCCGCGATTGCGAGAAGATCAGCCAAGCTCCGGCCCCTTTCCATGCCATCCCGCGCGGATGGGCCGGCCCCAATCTCCTGGCGATGATCCTGTTCGACAAGTTCGGCCAGCATCTGCCGCTCAATCGTCAGGTCGAGCGCTTCGAACGCGAAGGCGTTTCCCTCAGCCTGTCGACGGTGGCCGATAGCATCGGCGCATGCTGTGCCGTACTCGATCCGATCATCAAACGGATCGAGGCCCATACGTTTGGGGCAGATCGATTGCACGGCGACGACACGACGGTCCCGGTTCTGGCGGCAGGAAAGACCGATATCGCCCGAAGTTGGGTCTATGTCCGCGACGATCGACCGTTCGGCGGCACAGCCGCACCGTCGGCGATGTTCTACTATTCCCGTGATCGCGCGGGCGAGCACCCGCAGGCGCATCTTGCCGGCTATAGCGGCATTCTGCAGGCGGACGCCTATACCGGCTACACCAAACTCTATCTTCCGGATCGACGGCCAGGCCCGATAACGGAAGCAGCCTGCTGGGTCCATGCGAGGCGGCCCTTTTTTGCGATGGCCGACGTCGAGGCGAATGCGCGCCGAAAAGCGCAGGGCAAGAAGGCGGCCGTCATCTCGCCGATCGCGCTGGAAATGGTGGAGCGGATCGATGCCCTGTTCGACATCGAGCGCGAGATCAACGGTCAGAGCGTGGAGCTCCGCAAGGCCGCTCGTCAGGATCGGAGCCTGCCTCTGGTCCTCGAGCTGGAAGCATGGATGAAGGCTCAGCGTGCCAAGCTGTCTCGCAACGATGATCTCGCCAAGGCCTTCGATTACCTGCTGAAACGCTGGCCTGCCTTCACCCTCTTCCTCGACGACGGGCGTGTCTGTCTGTCGAACAATGCCGCCGAACGCGCCCTGCGCGGCATAGCCTTGGGCAGGAAATCCTGGTTGTTCGCCGGATCGGACCGCGGTGGCCAGCGCGCCGCCGCTATGTACAGCTTGATTGTCTCGGCCAAGATGAACGACGTCGATCCGCAAGCCTGGCTCGCCGACGTGCTTCACCGCATTGCCGGTTATCCCGCGCATCGGCTCGATGAGCTCCTGCCCTGGAACTGGAAGAGCGCGTCGCCAGTGGCGCACAAGCTGGCAGCCTGA